The stretch of DNA CCGGACGGTCGGCGCCGAGCCCCGCCCCGCCATTGCCGTTCGTGTTGGAGGTATCGGCCATTGGTCTAGTCCATGTGTTAAGGCGCCAATCGCTGCTGGGCTAACACGGTTCGTGTGCGGCCGCAAGGCGCGGGCGCGGCCGTTGTGTCCCGCGCATCTGTTCCAGCAACAGGCTGCGGCGAAACCAAGGCCGCACAACCTGATCACCCCGGCGGCGATGCCTTACTGCCGCCAGGGTGATGGCGGGCGTGGTTGTCCGCCGCCATGACTGCCTTGGTCCGGAGGCGACGGCTTCGGCGTGAGATCCTCGACCACTTCGCCTTCGATCACTGGACCTCGGCCACGGTCATAATTTGGACCGGTTGGAAACGGATTTGGATCTCCACCTGCGCCCGTCCCGCCCACATGCACGGAAAATCGGGATGACCGGCGCAGCCGTCCAAACAGGAATCGCGCTATGATCGAGCGCAGAGGCGGAATGAGCAGCACGAAGGCGACGATGTCAGTGAGGAACCCGGGAATGGCGAGCAGAATTCCTGAAACGAGCAGGAAAA from Rhodoligotrophos sp. CJ14 encodes:
- a CDS encoding FxsA family protein; the protein is MRIAILLAAIALPFLEIATFIKVGEWIGIPSTIALIILSAVVGLGIIRWQGLSLLTRAQDSLRQNAVPVSSVVHGVFLLVSGILLAIPGFLTDIVAFVLLIPPLRSIIARFLFGRLRRSSRFSVHVGGTGAGGDPNPFPTGPNYDRGRGPVIEGEVVEDLTPKPSPPDQGSHGGGQPRPPSPWRQ